The genomic stretch TACAGATTATATACAATGCAGAATATTTCTTTTCGAGCTGCGTGGGACATATAATGCACCCTATATATTAGTGCAACCAAAGACCTCATTAtacaagaagaaagaaaggagattCTACTTTAGGGGCCTCATTTGTACGAGGAATGCAAACTCTTTCTCCCAGGTTCAGCgaggaaaacatttttcatgtaaTTTGACTAAATGAACGCTCTGGACGTGGGCAACGCTGACCTACAAAGTTAACCTtgtttcttttgtatttttggagGAGATGTAGCATTTGGTGCTCTGATTTTCTGAAGCAGCCCAGGGGACTGTGGGCTCGGAAACCAAAGATACTCTGTGGCTCTTAATGAGACTGCACAAATGAGGGACAGCACAAAAGATGCACGCCTTGAAAAAAATTTTGGGGAAAAAGAAGCCAATCATTTCTGATGTGTCATACGAGTGGATTTAGTTGTTAATGTCAGCAGAAAGAAATTACTGTGTATCACCACTACATTTAGCAAGTACCTCTTAATATATGTGTTAACACAATATCTTAAGATCATAATCTGATAATCAGGAGCTGAAGCAGAGCAGTTTATATACTGTGGTTTCAGGAGCTCTACACAGCATTTAGAGTATATCTATGAGGTTATCTGCACATGGTTCTTAAAATGGAGGTGGCCGggctggtggctagcagctaatgatgCTAACATTGTGAACAGTGCTAATAATGGCAACAGTGTTGACAAAACGAACAGTGTTAACCTGGGGGGAACCGGTGCTACGCTTCTGTGATGACGCTATCCTAGTATCAGCGATAACCACGgcatgagtgcagtgcagagcggcgCCAATTAGCTCGCGagtggagacacacacagggactcacatgcaccaACATGCATGCGCTGCTGGACTGTCCACCATAACACACAACCGTGAAGCTCGGATTatgccacacacagaggcagcatgacttcattctctgctcagcaCTCCAAGGGTTTAGTGCTTTACTGATGCTCTGAATGTAGTATGTTGAACCAGGAGACTAAAGttcgtgtcccatgtgaaactaaaagtcattcattcattttctgtaactactTATCCTGTAAGGgttcgcaggggggctggagccatcccagctgacattaggcaagaggcagggtacaccctggacaggtcgccaggctatcacagggctgacacatagagacagacaaccactcacactcacattcacacctacagacaatttagagtcaccaattaacctgcatgtctttggactgtgggagaaagctagcatacctggagaaaacccacgctgaatCCCCCACCCCGGGTTCAAATCAGGaaccatcttgctgtgaggcaacaatgctgacCACTGCACCAACATGCTGACCAGTATTTGTTATTTACTCAACACATTTAGAGGAAGACTGTGATGTCCATCAGTGAAGCTGAAGAGAAGAAGCTTTCGTTATGTATTAGTCATTCAGTCGGACTCATTGGTACAAATACATCTTCATTTAtttcacatacatttttttttttacttttactttgaagtttTCACAATCTAAATGATTCAACAACAAAATGAGGAACTACCACAACAAAGTCCAAATTTCCTACTGGGGAAAATTATGCAAATGTCACTGTAGTAAAATTGACACATGTATTTTGCCAACCAGCAAAGGTACagttaaagtaataaaaagagacaaaaataggACAAAAGGGTGGTTCATGTCGGTACTTCGATCAATACTGGGCCATCTTTATGATGATCCAAGTGGTATGTTAGATCCTGAATAGTGTTTGAGGACTCATTTTTGTAAAATGCTCAACatttttcataaataaaatcttttttcttctttttttttcattgataaataatatatatttattaatatctAGGAGTCAATTGGGGGAGCAGGGACAGATAATCACCCATAGAAGCCCTTCCTGAATCCATGGAAACTTCAAAAGTCTGAAGGATGTTGTTGCTGAACATATGGGGTATAACAATTTTGGCTAATGCATCCCATGAATATTGCTATGAATAGTTTTTTGAATGAATATGTACATACATGTACATAATGAAGCATTAGGTACACATATGCAAAGTATTGAACATAGGAAATTATGGTCTGTTTCATTGATTTGTTCAGTGAATAAGCATGGCGCAAGACTAAACAAAGTAGGTTAATAGCTTAGATACAAATTTGTACTGTACATGGTTCAGCCAAGTCTGTAGATCCAACCCAAAACTGAAGCGTTCTTTTTTTGGGCATATAAATTTCAAAAAGCTGATAAATGACACCTATTCCCTTCAGGTCCCCATAGCGACAACAGTTTTCACTCCTCATCCTCGTTGAAGAAGTTGCCCGCTGGCAATTATGTAAGAGGATGTCCTACTACAACTTTCGGTATTTGAAACACAGTATCCAAGCATTATGTCAAGATCCAGTGATTTAAGGTACTGCTCATCTTGTTATGATGCCCCAAACTTTTCCACTACCGCTCTCCCTGTAGCAGTGGGAAGTTCAGTAGTCTGATAttcaaaaaaatacattgtaCTTTGGGCATATCCACAATCCAGAGTCTCGGATCTATAAAAGAAGTCACATCATTTTCATGTTAAAACGACGAGGACCAGCTTGTCCTTCTGCCGAGTCAACGTTAGTGCCGTTAGACTTTGACCGAGGAACATATTCAACAtctatgttgtttttatgttttcctttccCTCTGCTCCAAACGAAAAGgagcaggaaacaaaacaagaccaCTCCCAGGAATGTGAAACAACCCATAGCAGTTGACACTAAAATAGTCTTTAGGTCCAAACCGAGGGTCGCACCAGACGTCCCGTTGGCAGTGGTGTTGCTGGGATCTGTGTAAGACTGGGTCCTGTTAGCATACAGTGATCCCAGACTTTTCACCgccaatgatgtcatcagagtgTCATTCCCAGCACTGTTGGAGGCAAGGCAAAGGTACACTCCGCTGTCTTGCACCTCTGCTGACTTGATCTCCAGTGAACCGTTGTTGTGGACAGTAACTCTACCGTGGCTCCTACTTGTCAGAACTCGTCGACGTGGGGACAACCAGGACACAATGGGCCTTGGCGTCCCTTCAGCACTGCAGCGCAACATTGCCTGCTGGCCCTCATCCACAGTGATCGTTTGTGTTTTATTCTCACGGATTTTTGGCTTTGTACACGTGACGTAGTAAGACAGGAGAGTCTCCTTAAATTCCTTGAAAGGCCTGCCAGGAATACCCTCAGGTGTGCTGCACTCCGGCTGCGATTCCCCAAAAAATATTGAATGCCTTTTCTGTAGGATCCACATGAGACGACAGTCGCACACCAAGGGGTTGTTGTCGATCAGAAGAACCTCCAAAGCCTCAGGAGACTGAAAAACACCCTTCTCCAGTGTATCCAGCCGGTTGTGAGAAACATTGAGGACTTTGAGCCCTCGCAAGCCCTGGAAAGCGTACGGTTCAATAGCGGTAAGCTGAGCTCCAACCAGATGGAGCTCCTGAAGCCGAACCAGTTCCACCAGCATCCCCCCCTCAATGTGCCTAATACGGTTGAAGGACAGGTTGAGGTGTGTCAGGTAGGGCAGATGCTTCAGGGCTTGGTAAGGGAAGGAGGACAAGTTGGTATTGGTTATGAACAGAGTGGTCAGGTTGAGGCCATGCAGGGTATTGGCTGGCACATGATCTAGTGAAGGCCAATTATCAATTTCTAAATGCCGCAGTCGGAACAACTTTTTGAATGAGTAAGGATGCAAAGTGCTGATGCTGAGGTATCGTAGATGGAGGCTGACCAGGTTATGCAGGTGGGAAAGGGCCTCAGTGGGCACAACTGTAAGGTTGCACCTTTCTAAGGTTAACATCTCCAGGCTTGAAAGTCCACTGAATGCACGGTGAGAAATGTAAACCAGATCATTGTCTCCCACTTCCAAAAACTTTAGATTGTGTAAGTCCTGGAACATGTAATCCAGCAGGATGACAATCTTGTTGTCACTTATATCCAGTCGGGTAAGATTTGTTAAGCCTGTGAAGACGCCCAGGGGAATGAGCTTGATACGATTGCTTTTGAGACTGAGCGAGTGCATGGTAAACAGGGCGTTAAAAGCTCCCGGCTCAACGTAACTGATAATATTTCCACTGAGGTCAAGTTCCTCAAGCCCCGGAAAGGCAAAAAAGTCATCAGGGTTGATCATTGTCAGCTTGTTCTTACTCAGGTCCAGGATCCTGGTCTCGGTCGGGATGCCGTCCGGGATGCTGGGCATGCGCTTGCGGTGACAGACAACTGCCTTGGTCTGCGCTGAACACTCGCAGCGCGAGGGACATCCCAGGGTGGAGCCCACAAAGACAGCCACAAGGGCCAGTCCCAGGAATGGTTGCCAGCATGAGACGACCGTGTGCAGCATGACTTTGCTCATACAGTCGACCATTCTGTCACGGTTCTGcaagaaggagagggagacaacaaagagagaaagaaagaggttaGTCACTCAGGATGAACCGTGTGGTGGCTGTGCTGCTGTagaattaattattttacaaataatgtGAAAGGACTGGTTCAGAGAAAAATAGCCTGAGGTGCCTTTACTAATATGTGTAGTATGACAACAGATGGGATgaacaaaaatgtcacagtcCTGCCATCCTCTTCTCACCTAGTTACTTATTAAAATACAAGCTGAACGGCTGGGCTCTAAATTTTGGTTGGGCATCTCTCAGCATCTGAATTAAAGAACTTCTTTCTCTCTTGATTTTTCCACCATCAGCTGAGTCTGTCCgctgtctttgttttccttcCACCCATGGGACGCTGATCAAGGCGCAGCAGTGCTGGTTAAAACACTTCCCTGGTGAGCATTGGTACTTATTTTGATTTTTACCAAAATCAAATTAACTGTTAAAGGAATAAAAAGTGCAGCTTGTGCAGCCCATTGTACCACTTCAGATAGTTTTGATAGTGTTTACTGCAAATCTAAgccagaaaaacaaatcagGGTGACTGTGAGCAAACATGTTGCAGCTCGATGAGAcgtagtttgtttttttcacacatatcctctgtctctgtctgataatattaaaaatattctgCACCCTGTCTCCCAGAAGAAACAACCCCACACATGCTAAAGCGGCAGaatgaaagaaataaatcatGATAAAAATGCTCGGCAGTTTATGCAGTTCATGGACAAGTGTGATCAAACTCAATCAACAAGTAAACATTGTTAGAGGGCATCATTCAATATTAGAGGGACATAATAATTCTCATTATAAGAATTACCACAAAGGTCGCAAAAGCCAATAAGCAAAGGTCTCACGTTGAATATGTTTTAACTCCAATTTAGAAATTAATTCAAACAAAATCCAAGCAAATGGTGGATGCACTGAATCAATTATTTTGGGAACTGTACCATATTAATTCAAATAAATCTTATGGCAAAAAAACAGTCAGCATTACAGATATCTCACCTCgttatgaatttaaaaatgagATAATTTTATTCTATTGTCATGCCAATGCTTTACTctttaaacatttcaacattcGCTTCATAAAACTGTCtgtgttagtgcagggctgctaCAGTGAACGGCATTCAAGCACAAGCAAACACCATTATACAGCAGAAATGAATAAAAGGGGAACTATTATTTCTAGTTTTTGTACTTTCGTGGTCAACAATTCTGTGATTAAAACACTCAGTTTGAAGTGATCTTGTTAGATGTGCAAAAACATAAATCAGATGAGagatatattttttacatgtaaatgtattttctggCAACCTCTGCAAAAATGCACATTAACCATATAATGCCATATTTGACGAAAAAAGAAATCCTAGCCAGCCTTAAGTCTATTTGCTATGCTGCTTTTTCACCCACATGCCTCCTCATATATATCACATAAGCACCTGCTCATATATATCACATAAGAACATGAGCAGATATATGTAGTGAAATGACTGCTTGCAAACAGACTGGATGACAGGTTGCAAATATTGCAAACCATCCCTGCTTCATTTGGTGTGTTATGTGTTGTGCTAAATTTAAACCATGAGAGAAATAATCTGAATTTCTCCCCAGGCTTTTAATATGCAAACAGATTATGGTGCAAAGATAATATGGCGGTATACCCATCTAAAGGGGAACATTATGTAAACCTTAGACATCGATTCAAACAGCCAAACAGGAACATCTGAATCTGCTCTTGTGTCAGCTCGAGGTGACACAAATCAAGTGTAACATGCacagtaaaaccagacatgtaACTGCTTCTACAGCTTTacaattaaaaattcaaaacattgtCTTGCGGCTACCACACTGATGTGATCTCAAGCATCTCTATTATACAGTATCCAGATGGTGATGCAGTGATTTTCTACAGTATTCATGTGTCATTAGACAACGCTTTGACAATGCTATTCTTTCCTTTAAAATACTGATATGCATTCATGACTTTGTGCATCATGTGTTGGCATGTGTATCCGTTTCTAACATTCAcagacttttcctttttgtgtgtctttactTTTCCTTTCCTCCAGTTTGCTATAAAGCTTTATTGCTAGTTAGTGGGCGCCATATGGCCGACTCTCCATTGCTGCTGACTTGTAAAACATTGCCAAATGTGCTTTGGCCTGTTTAAGTGTTCAACAGCTTTCTAATGCAGTTTATTGGTGATGCAAAGCTAAATCCTCATTCCCTGCATTAAGAGCAGCACCTTTGCGTATTACGCACGGCATTCATGCTAACGTGCTAATTGCCCGAGTCTTCTCATAACACCTCTGTTATCACTCCTGTTATTGCTACCTTTCATCTTGTAAGCCAGCTTCTTTATGTATCATATTTAGACAGTACAGTTCCTATACAGCTGTTATACACTTATAAGCAATcgtagttttaaaaaaagaaatgtaaatgacaCCTAATCCTAGTATTCAGTGTAATAGTCAATATATTAAGTCAGTAAATTCCTTTGTTTAACGCAGTGTTCAATCAAACGTTTCTAGATACACACAGCTAACGTGATTGTGACTCATACAGACACAGGCACATCTCTGTACAGGAGATTTCCTTGTGTCCCTcttcagcttcctcccacataATAaccacattacacacacacactcacacacacacacacacacacacacacacacacacacacacacacacacacacacacacacacacacgctgtccACATGAATTGCGGCACCATTTGATTATTTACTGAGAGGGTGTCTAATCAGTATAATGATTGGATGTCTTTGTAACAGTGTGTAATCAGAGTAAGAGTGAGCCTGCGATGTGACCCCCTCACCTGGGCACTGCTGAATGAGAGAACCATAATGCAGCTCAGTGTCACCGGCTGAAGTGTGTCCTGTGCAGAAGCAAATGCTGCACAGAATTAGGCAGCTGCCCTGAGGCAACTTTCGCAGATAAAATCTAAACTATATGCTCATATACTGTGGatatctctgtgtgtatgtgtacatctCACTGCTGGGTGCTTTGCTTATTTGTacaatttcttttaatttgactgtgataaatatgaaatgaaTGTCTCCTCCTTTTTGTTGTTTGGCACTGTGTGGCAGTGTGCCGCTTGTGTCCTTCAAAAGGAAACTACTGGATGGTGAATTTTGTGACCTATAGTACTCAATAGTTGTAGAAGAAAAACATCCATTTTCTATAACAGAAACACTTTGGATGGTTTTTCGGCCTTGAAGGAAAATCCTTTTAGCAGTGTAGCTCACTCCTCTGATTGGTATGGATAACTGGCACAGTGTAGACATTGTGACAGCAAGGTAAGCGTGTAGCAGCAGGAAGAATATACTCTGCCTcctaaaacaacattttgttcATTGATGTTCACCAGTCAGATACAGGAAGCAAAGACAACCGGTGTCTCTGCAAAAGGACATCTCAATGGACCACAATCAGGGTTCTCACACCTTCTTGAACATCAAACTTTGGGACTTTTTGAGGACTTTCCAGGCCCAATTCCCTCTAATTCAGTGGGTCCCAACTGGTCCTGCCActaggtccagatttctccttagtaaTTAGTTCAAGGTCgatacagtttaatatattcagtgtcatactgtttggccatgtcgtcaagttACTTTGATGCCTCTGTCAAGTATCTGTCctttagtcactcactctaaagcaggaaacaacacttcaaaataaaagctctgtgctggaaattgtACTGTACTTACTTACACTGTACTTaagaataaaatatgttttttacgAACTTGAAACGTTTGTGAACGTgtacttgcggtccattcagaatggacctgcgaccaacttttggaccgcaacccaccagttgggaaccactactCTAATTCAAGGACCCAACCTGGCCTTGTTTGAGACACAGATCAAGGTTAATTGCTGTTACAACACTGATCATTTGTATACTGAGAAGTAGCAGGCTTTACAGAAGTTCCAAACAAGAAGTTAAAAAGATAAAGAGTGTTCGATGTgtgaaacaacacattctcccCTCCAACCCATCAAGTACAGACGCTAAACTATGGcgctctaggtacccctccagCTTAAGTTTGGGACGCTCAGGAACGGCGTTTTAAATACACACTGTCTCTTTTTAACTAAGCTTATAACAAAAGTAAAAGACTttatttttaggtttacttccttacgTTTAAGCAACAGATGTTTGtggtttagaaaaaatataattgtttggcttaaaataaatacatttgttacCGATGTAATGTTAAGTCAGGTGACATTCATCACTAGTGTAGTATGCTACACGTACTAGCATACTACTTTATTCACTCCTCATCCTCGTTGAAGAAGTTGCCACTACCGCTCTCATTGCAGCAGTGGGAAGTTCAGTAgtctgatattaaaaaaaaatacatttgacataACCACAATCCATTCGTGGATCTAAAAAAGAAGTCACATCATTATCATGTCGAGGACCAGCTTGTCCCTCTGCCGAGTTAACGTCAGACTTTGACAGAGGAACATATTCAACAtctatgttgtttttatgttttcctaCTCCTCTGGTCTCTTGGGTGAGAGTCTGTTGTTTGTCTGACCCCTCCTGCCTACCCTATGTAATctgtcttgctctttatactatggcaAAAAAAGCCGCCACCTGGTGTGTCTCATACAGCAGCTTAAGGGGTGCCTCAGTGCGTCTGTATCTGACGCTGAGGGATTGAGACCAAGTTGTGTGAACACTTCTCAGCCGTGCTGTTACAGTGATGGCAGACAATATTTAAGTCACTTAAGTTTCTTTTATTATTGGACAAAATTATTACTTCCAGAACTTTTAATGACCCATTTCTATTTAAATCTATTTACAAAAACTTTTCATgtcttgatttttttccttcaaattcacaaactttcAAGGATTTCAAAGACCTGTGGGAACCCTGCATAATGTATTGCtgccacaaaataaaatgaagaaatCTCTCATGCAATTCAGTTAATCATAATGTCACTTTGTCAGAAATAGCTCCTGGCATACAATGAATATCAAACTATTGACCTAAGggtaaatattattttttcctctACCATTTTCCCCAACATTTCCATTTTATCTCAATATTCTGGAAACTTTCAGTGACATTCAGTAACAGTCCTGTGACGGCAGAAATCCTGCAATGCACTGTGAGATAAGACTGCACAGTGAAGGTGTTTCTATAATGTGGCCCCTGACCCACATTAGTGCAGGGTTGGATCCTGAGAGGGGGAGGATAACAGCTAATGGTGTCTGACTCAGCATAAATCAGTGAACAGCCATTTCGAAGGGGTGCTGAGGTCGCCTGCGCAATGCCATCATCCCAAGCAGATGTACACAAGTGGCCCAATATGAATCTCAAACTTACATAATACCCCAGACTATTAAATTAGGATTTGCTCCTCCGCTACGGCAAATATATGAGAATGCATTTGTCTTAGCTCATTTTTAATACGCATACAGTTTTCTATTCCCATCACAAACTAATTTCCATATGAATCGCTGAAAACATGCAGGGCTCTTCCATCCCATGATGCCGCTCTTTACTTTTGAACACAGCCCGGGGCTAACTAGTAAGAGGTTGAGTAGGGATGATGTCTGTCTTTACCAGAGTAGCAAAAAACAGCCCCGCATGCACAGTTAGTCATGCTTCCactaacaagaaaaaaaaaaaggctcataGCACTTCATCTTGGAGCTCACTCTTATATATATTCGGCTAATTGCAGGTATATTTGCTACATCATTTGTCGAGCTAATGTAGCTTTGTGCAGCTGTGACCTCTGCACTCTTGACTTGATGTCTTGGTGACTGAACGCTACAAGCTACAAGAGGATTTATCAGACAGGAATCGAGAGGTGAGAGTGGAGCTACTGTACACAGGAGATTGCAATCGCTCCCCAGGCAGCCACTGATATCTTCCCCAGGGTCATTGCTGaatttctgtctctgtatcttTCTCTCGCACACCCTCACTGTGACTCTTTGTGCTCACTCTttaacttcctgtgtgtgtgcgcctccTGTTATTGATATTTTGTGTCACACACTGCTAAGACAACAATTCATcatcattaaaaatgtgttttgcttatCGTTACTTTATTTGGATTTTTGAGCAAAATTATGTACGCGCAGAGATAAGTGCAGAGTTTCTGCAGTAGAACATATGTTACTACACAAATCTGCTTAAGGTAAAGTATGATCTACAATACACAAGGTGGTGATACCTGCATGCGACAAACTAGTGAATGTGTAATTTCATTTGTGTAGTAAAACCACCCTTATGACGTGAGCTCAACACTCTCTGCATCAGTCTGGACTCGATGCCGCCAAAACCCTTTCAGTGGGCGGGAGTACTCgccttgacagacaaactcATTCAGCCAATCAGTGTAACAAAATACCGGGAACATATTCATCACCAACAGagccagttgataaatcaagcttTGCCAAATCCAGAGGGAAGAATGgtgaagatgtttttttcttctgagaAACTGGCACCACCATTACTGTCCTGCAAGCAACAGCCTGCATTTTATGTCATCAAGCACAACagagtccctgattggctgcttacgTTGTCAACTACAGTGCGGATCCCTGATTGGCCCTGactggattttaatttctggatACGAGGCAGAGCCACCAAGTTCATACAGAGGgcgaaacagaatgttgagctcacgtcatAAGAATAGTCTTACCAGGCTGTAATTTCATGGCTCCatctcctagaaattatgtttatatacaGTTAATGTAAAACAGCAAATACGCTTTTGAGGGGCAGGTGATGCCGAAGAGGGTTAGATTTTCTATCAAAATACTAACAAAGTATTCAATTGTTTCCTGCCATAATAGGGAATCTTGCAATACATTAGCCACCTGTAC from Epinephelus moara isolate mb chromosome 4, YSFRI_EMoa_1.0, whole genome shotgun sequence encodes the following:
- the lingo2 gene encoding leucine-rich repeat and immunoglobulin-like domain-containing nogo receptor-interacting protein 2 isoform X2, yielding MVDCMSKVMLHTVVSCWQPFLGLALVAVFVGSTLGCPSRCECSAQTKAVVCHRKRMPSIPDGIPTETRILDLSKNKLTMINPDDFFAFPGLEELDLSGNIISYVEPGAFNALFTMHSLSLKSNRIKLIPLGVFTGLTNLTRLDISDNKIVILLDYMFQDLHNLKFLEVGDNDLVYISHRAFSGLSSLEMLTLERCNLTVVPTEALSHLHNLVSLHLRYLSISTLHPYSFKKLFRLRHLEIDNWPSLDHVPANTLHGLNLTTLFITNTNLSSFPYQALKHLPYLTHLNLSFNRIRHIEGGMLVELVRLQELHLVGAQLTAIEPYAFQGLRGLKVLNVSHNRLDTLEKGVFQSPEALEVLLIDNNPLVCDCRLMWILQKRHSIFFGESQPECSTPEGIPGRPFKEFKETLLSYYVTCTKPKIRENKTQTITVDEGQQAMLRCSAEGTPRPIVSWLSPRRRVLTSRSHGRVTVHNNGSLEIKSAEVQDSGVYLCLASNSAGNDTLMTSLAVKSLGSLYANRTQSYTDPSNTTANGTSGATLGLDLKTILVSTAMGCFTFLGVVLFCFLLLFVWSRGKGKHKNNIDVEYVPRSKSNGTNVDSAEGQAGPRRFNMKMM
- the lingo2 gene encoding leucine-rich repeat and immunoglobulin-like domain-containing nogo receptor-interacting protein 2 isoform X1, whose translation is METCLVDICTRFPAKYTETLMGRHGDAWNRDRMVDCMSKVMLHTVVSCWQPFLGLALVAVFVGSTLGCPSRCECSAQTKAVVCHRKRMPSIPDGIPTETRILDLSKNKLTMINPDDFFAFPGLEELDLSGNIISYVEPGAFNALFTMHSLSLKSNRIKLIPLGVFTGLTNLTRLDISDNKIVILLDYMFQDLHNLKFLEVGDNDLVYISHRAFSGLSSLEMLTLERCNLTVVPTEALSHLHNLVSLHLRYLSISTLHPYSFKKLFRLRHLEIDNWPSLDHVPANTLHGLNLTTLFITNTNLSSFPYQALKHLPYLTHLNLSFNRIRHIEGGMLVELVRLQELHLVGAQLTAIEPYAFQGLRGLKVLNVSHNRLDTLEKGVFQSPEALEVLLIDNNPLVCDCRLMWILQKRHSIFFGESQPECSTPEGIPGRPFKEFKETLLSYYVTCTKPKIRENKTQTITVDEGQQAMLRCSAEGTPRPIVSWLSPRRRVLTSRSHGRVTVHNNGSLEIKSAEVQDSGVYLCLASNSAGNDTLMTSLAVKSLGSLYANRTQSYTDPSNTTANGTSGATLGLDLKTILVSTAMGCFTFLGVVLFCFLLLFVWSRGKGKHKNNIDVEYVPRSKSNGTNVDSAEGQAGPRRFNMKMM